Proteins encoded within one genomic window of Candidatus Baltobacteraceae bacterium:
- a CDS encoding MarC family protein, with protein MDVPFLATAFATAFTIIDPIGMIPLTLSATANDAPQQRNRIIDQAVIVAAVIMLFMGLVGRPFLEYLGITLPAFTIAGGIFLFLIAIDMLFARPTGAKRTEAEEREAAANENPAVFPLAVPMIAGPGTIATILLLVSLAHGNRLELAVVVVAYAAALIVTWACMRASGFLLKLISNTGIHVVTRLLGIILGALAVQFVINGAVQTPVFRH; from the coding sequence ATGGACGTCCCATTTCTCGCGACCGCCTTCGCGACGGCTTTTACGATCATCGACCCGATCGGCATGATTCCGTTGACGTTGAGCGCGACGGCGAACGACGCGCCGCAGCAGCGCAATCGTATCATCGATCAGGCCGTCATCGTGGCCGCAGTGATCATGCTCTTTATGGGCCTGGTCGGACGGCCTTTTCTAGAGTATCTCGGGATTACGCTGCCCGCCTTTACGATCGCCGGCGGCATCTTTCTGTTTCTCATCGCGATCGATATGCTGTTCGCGCGTCCGACCGGTGCAAAGCGCACCGAAGCCGAGGAACGCGAAGCAGCCGCTAACGAGAATCCCGCGGTGTTTCCACTGGCGGTCCCGATGATTGCGGGACCTGGAACGATCGCCACGATCCTGCTGCTCGTGAGTTTGGCGCACGGGAATCGCCTGGAGCTGGCGGTCGTCGTCGTCGCCTACGCCGCCGCGCTGATCGTCACGTGGGCGTGTATGCGCGCTTCTGGGTTTCTCTTAAAACTCATCAGCAACACCGGCATCCACGTCGTCACGCGCCTGCTCGGCATCATACTCGGCGCGCTCGCGGTGCAGTTCGTCATCAACGGCGCCGTTCAAACGCCGGTCTTCCGCCACTAG
- the mce gene encoding methylmalonyl-CoA epimerase, protein MKIDHIAIVVKDLEATVRLYTQTLGFREVYREVIYDQGVEAVGLEAGDSIIELLLPLDENSPIAKYLGESATRLHHTAYRVDDIDAKLAELASKGVRLIDERPRKGAHGNLIAFLHPKSTGGTLIELCQPDRSNPDLTTH, encoded by the coding sequence GTGAAGATCGATCACATCGCCATCGTCGTCAAGGATCTCGAAGCGACGGTTCGTCTTTACACGCAGACGCTCGGCTTCCGCGAAGTCTATCGTGAAGTCATCTACGACCAAGGCGTCGAGGCCGTGGGGCTCGAGGCCGGCGACTCCATTATCGAGCTTCTTCTACCGCTCGACGAAAATTCGCCGATCGCCAAATATCTCGGCGAGAGCGCGACGCGCTTGCATCACACGGCATACCGAGTCGACGACATCGACGCAAAGCTTGCCGAGTTGGCGAGCAAGGGCGTTCGCCTTATCGACGAACGTCCGCGCAAAGGCGCGCACGGAAATTTGATCGCTTTTCTGCACCCCAAATCAACCGGCGGCACGTTGATCGAACTGTGTCAACCTGACCGCTCTAATCCCGACTTAACCACGCACTAA
- a CDS encoding methylmalonyl-CoA mutase family protein produces MARDFNASGIPLEPVYDEVTGEPHDLGEPGAFPYGRGIRKDMYRGRLWTMRQYAGFGTAAESNARYRYLLERGQTGLSVAFDLPTQLGYDSDATQARGEVGKVGVAIDSVADMETLLDGIPLDRVTVSMTINAPASILLALFLAVARRRGIPFDKLGGTVQNDVLKEYVARGTYIYPPAASMRLVTDVLSYCAREVPQWNTISVSGYHIREAGSTAVEEIAFTLANGKAYLQAARNAGIELDTIAPRISFFWNAHNDFFEEIAKFRAARYLWAHITRDEFGCKDPRSQTLRFHTQTGGSTLTAQEPENNVVRVTLQALAAVLGGTQSLHTNGKDEALALPTAESAKVALRTQQIIGYESGVADVVDPLAGSYYVESLTNALIERASSLVKEIDAMGGSIATIESGWMQARVADSAYAAQQAIESGEAVVVGVNRFAEAGGETGEIPLQRIEESVEREQVARLTAFRKARDGAKVPRLLEAVRTAAAASENLMPHFVEAVDGGATLGEICDVLRGVFGVYRAKEIVA; encoded by the coding sequence ATGGCCCGCGATTTCAACGCCTCCGGCATCCCTCTCGAACCCGTGTACGACGAAGTCACCGGCGAGCCGCACGATCTCGGCGAACCCGGAGCGTTCCCGTACGGCCGCGGCATTCGCAAGGACATGTATCGCGGGCGGCTGTGGACGATGCGCCAATACGCGGGCTTCGGCACGGCCGCCGAGTCGAACGCGCGCTATCGCTACCTGCTCGAACGCGGTCAGACGGGTCTTTCCGTTGCGTTCGATCTGCCGACCCAGCTCGGGTACGATTCCGATGCGACGCAAGCGCGAGGTGAAGTCGGCAAAGTGGGCGTCGCCATCGATTCGGTTGCCGACATGGAGACGCTGCTCGACGGCATTCCGCTCGATCGCGTGACGGTTTCAATGACGATCAACGCGCCGGCGTCGATTCTGCTCGCGCTGTTTCTCGCTGTGGCGCGCCGGCGCGGTATTCCCTTCGACAAGCTCGGCGGCACGGTACAAAACGACGTCCTCAAGGAGTACGTCGCGCGCGGCACCTATATCTATCCGCCGGCCGCGTCGATGCGGCTGGTTACCGACGTGTTGTCCTACTGCGCGCGCGAAGTTCCGCAATGGAACACGATCTCGGTGTCGGGATATCACATCCGCGAAGCCGGCTCGACGGCGGTCGAAGAGATCGCCTTTACGCTGGCCAACGGCAAGGCGTACTTACAGGCCGCGCGCAATGCGGGCATCGAGCTCGATACGATCGCTCCACGCATCTCCTTCTTCTGGAACGCGCACAACGACTTCTTCGAAGAGATCGCGAAGTTCCGCGCGGCCCGCTACCTATGGGCGCACATCACCCGCGATGAGTTCGGCTGCAAAGATCCTCGATCGCAGACGCTGCGCTTCCACACGCAAACCGGCGGCTCGACCTTGACCGCGCAAGAACCTGAGAACAACGTCGTCCGCGTAACGCTTCAGGCGCTGGCGGCCGTCTTGGGCGGGACGCAGTCGCTGCACACCAACGGCAAGGACGAAGCGCTGGCGCTGCCGACGGCGGAGAGCGCCAAGGTCGCGTTGCGAACGCAGCAGATCATCGGCTACGAATCGGGCGTCGCCGACGTCGTCGATCCTCTGGCCGGCTCGTACTACGTCGAATCGCTCACCAACGCGTTGATCGAGCGCGCGTCGTCGTTAGTCAAGGAGATCGACGCGATGGGCGGCAGCATCGCGACCATTGAAAGTGGCTGGATGCAGGCCCGCGTCGCCGACTCCGCTTATGCCGCCCAGCAAGCGATCGAATCGGGCGAAGCGGTCGTCGTCGGCGTCAACCGGTTCGCCGAAGCCGGCGGCGAGACGGGCGAGATTCCGTTGCAGCGCATCGAGGAGAGCGTCGAACGCGAGCAGGTCGCCCGGCTCACCGCATTTCGCAAAGCACGCGATGGCGCTAAAGTGCCAAGGCTCCTCGAAGCGGTACGCACCGCCGCGGCCGCATCGGAGAACCTCATGCCGCACTTCGTCGAAGCCGTTGACGGCGGCGCGACGCTCGGAGAAATCTGCGACGTGCTGCGCGGCGTCTTCGGTGTCTACCGCGCTAAGGAGATCGTGGCGTGA
- the murQ gene encoding N-acetylmuramic acid 6-phosphate etherase translates to MKDLPPTEAVNPHSAGLDTMATHEMVELLAREHRAAVDAVAAAAPALALAVDGIVRRLESGGRLHYFGAGSSGRIGVLDASEMPPTFGTDPATVCAHIAGGSQALTRAVEGAEDDAAAGAAAAQACASAGDAVVGLSASGGAPYVVGAVERARELGAFTIGIAGVEDSALTRAAEVSILLTTGPEALAGSTRLKAGTAQKIALNTLSTAVMVRLGKVYDNLMVDVVAGNVKLRARAIRLVRHLTGADEERARELLSMANGRVKVAAIIGRRNVGAQEAVALLERHRGSLRAAL, encoded by the coding sequence ATGAAAGATCTTCCCCCTACCGAGGCCGTCAATCCGCACAGCGCGGGCCTCGACACGATGGCGACGCACGAGATGGTAGAACTGCTTGCGCGCGAACACCGTGCCGCCGTCGACGCCGTCGCAGCCGCTGCGCCGGCGTTAGCGCTCGCGGTCGACGGCATCGTGCGGCGGCTGGAGTCCGGCGGACGTCTGCATTACTTCGGCGCCGGCAGCAGCGGCCGAATCGGTGTTCTCGATGCGTCGGAGATGCCGCCCACCTTCGGTACCGATCCGGCAACGGTCTGCGCGCACATTGCCGGCGGATCCCAAGCGCTCACGCGTGCGGTCGAAGGCGCCGAGGACGATGCTGCGGCCGGTGCCGCGGCAGCGCAAGCCTGTGCGAGCGCGGGTGACGCGGTGGTCGGCCTTTCGGCCAGCGGCGGCGCACCGTACGTCGTCGGTGCCGTCGAGCGCGCTCGCGAGCTCGGTGCGTTTACGATCGGCATTGCCGGCGTCGAAGATTCGGCGTTGACGCGCGCTGCCGAAGTATCGATCCTCTTGACGACCGGACCCGAAGCGCTGGCCGGATCGACGCGCCTAAAAGCCGGTACCGCACAGAAGATCGCGCTCAACACGCTGTCGACGGCCGTCATGGTGCGTTTGGGAAAGGTCTACGACAACTTGATGGTCGACGTCGTCGCCGGCAACGTCAAGCTGCGCGCGCGAGCGATTCGGTTGGTGCGCCACCTGACCGGCGCCGACGAAGAGCGCGCGCGCGAACTGTTGTCGATGGCGAACGGAAGGGTCAAAGTAGCGGCCATTATCGGGCGGCGCAACGTCGGCGCGCAAGAGGCCGTCGCATTGTTGGAACGACACCGCGGTTCGCTGCGGGCCGCGCTTTGA
- a CDS encoding anhydro-N-acetylmuramic acid kinase, which translates to MRAIGLMSGTSLDGIDAALVEIAPRGDGYALELVRFVTVPFDPELRRALVAALPPNEGSVSLVAALHRALGEAFAATAAAVAAGDRVAFVASHGQTVWHDGERHVTLQLGDAFVIREAVGATVCYDFRSADCAAGGHGAPLVPYVDELLFGDSSEDRVALNIGGIANLTVLPHDGPAWAFDTGPGTMLVDAFVRDRSRGASAYDAGGALAAAGSIDQPLLEAMLSDDYFHFPPPKTTGRERFGAQFLTRHGDRLARLSGEDGSATLTELTAITIARAIEAAGMAAARTIVSGGGTRNATMFARLSERLPHARVELSDAMGIPADAKEAMFFALLGYETLRGRVANLPRATGADRAVALGAIAPFDLKTLLGEVESELRAGTIA; encoded by the coding sequence ATGAGAGCGATTGGGCTTATGAGCGGAACGTCGCTCGACGGCATCGATGCCGCTCTCGTCGAGATTGCGCCGCGCGGCGACGGCTACGCGCTGGAACTCGTGCGTTTCGTCACCGTACCGTTCGATCCGGAGCTGCGCCGTGCGCTGGTCGCGGCGCTTCCACCGAACGAGGGAAGCGTCTCGCTCGTCGCGGCCCTTCACCGCGCGCTCGGCGAAGCGTTTGCTGCGACCGCGGCGGCGGTCGCCGCCGGCGACCGCGTCGCCTTCGTTGCGTCGCACGGGCAAACGGTGTGGCACGACGGCGAGCGGCACGTGACGTTGCAGCTCGGCGATGCGTTCGTCATTCGAGAAGCCGTGGGCGCGACGGTCTGTTACGATTTTCGCAGTGCGGACTGCGCCGCGGGCGGACACGGCGCGCCGCTGGTTCCGTACGTCGACGAACTGCTCTTCGGTGATTCGAGCGAGGATCGCGTGGCGCTCAATATCGGTGGAATCGCGAATCTGACGGTGCTGCCGCACGACGGACCGGCATGGGCCTTCGACACGGGGCCCGGTACCATGCTCGTCGACGCGTTCGTTCGCGACCGCTCCCGCGGAGCGTCGGCATACGACGCCGGCGGTGCATTAGCGGCAGCGGGATCGATCGATCAACCGCTGCTCGAAGCGATGCTTTCCGACGACTACTTTCACTTCCCGCCGCCAAAAACGACGGGCCGGGAACGCTTTGGAGCGCAGTTTCTCACGCGTCACGGCGATCGGCTCGCACGGTTGAGCGGCGAGGACGGCTCGGCAACCTTGACCGAGTTGACGGCGATAACCATCGCGCGGGCGATCGAGGCGGCGGGTATGGCTGCGGCACGGACGATCGTTAGCGGCGGCGGCACGCGCAACGCGACGATGTTCGCCCGCCTATCGGAGCGGCTCCCGCACGCGCGCGTCGAACTCTCCGACGCGATGGGCATTCCGGCGGATGCAAAAGAAGCGATGTTCTTTGCGTTGCTTGGCTACGAAACGCTGCGCGGCCGCGTCGCGAACTTGCCGCGTGCGACCGGCGCGGATCGCGCCGTTGCGCTAGGAGCAATCGCGCCGTTCGACCTGAAGACCTTGCTCGGCGAAGTCGAGAGCGAGCTGCGCGCCGGAACGATCGCGTGA
- a CDS encoding DUF4127 family protein, which produces MIAVTLLASIAFVALDDRPVTADLPVMLGRIAGVRVETPPPALLGHYLIPGQPDAIVVWLNRRAADKDTRAFVVSSDMLAYGGLLASRVPGASYADAYFRLKELAHLRAERPDAWIATFGTVMRLAPTGVPSTAAYFAPYPAWSYLQQYANLHDPPLPSEAARAAHLRSLIGDQTLQAYLATRGRNVEVDRLLLGMAGDGTIDSLVLGQDDAGPVGLHVKEVTWLQSVVAQNPSMAQRAAIEPGADELGMALVAHAIAREAHWVPHVAVTYSTPNGASFQDPLEFAPISAAVDGLVRLCGGVLDDNHPDLTLFVRVPHTTAEQDDAFAGAMAADVNAGGSVALADLSYLASYASQAAFAQRILSSGTAAKIDAYASWNTNANTVGTALAEAVAAGAGRRMHTYDALAHRTFTFVRFVDDYAYHDFVRPNLNADLDAQGVTDHTLLPALTAASSAERDRSLLWNRADTILAQLYPGYHIAALSIGLPWDRTFETSVDVGIAPNL; this is translated from the coding sequence TTGATCGCCGTTACCCTGCTTGCGTCGATCGCCTTCGTAGCGCTCGACGATCGCCCCGTCACGGCGGACCTTCCCGTCATGCTAGGCCGGATCGCCGGCGTGCGCGTCGAGACGCCGCCGCCGGCGCTGCTCGGGCATTACTTGATACCAGGACAACCCGATGCGATCGTCGTTTGGCTAAACCGGCGCGCGGCCGACAAGGACACGCGTGCGTTCGTCGTGTCGAGCGACATGCTCGCGTACGGCGGACTGCTCGCATCGCGCGTACCCGGCGCGTCGTACGCCGACGCGTACTTCCGGCTCAAAGAGCTGGCGCATCTGCGCGCCGAGCGACCGGACGCGTGGATCGCGACGTTCGGCACGGTGATGCGGCTGGCGCCGACCGGCGTGCCGTCGACCGCGGCGTACTTCGCACCCTATCCCGCATGGAGCTATCTGCAGCAGTACGCAAATCTGCACGATCCGCCGCTGCCGAGCGAAGCCGCGCGCGCCGCGCACCTGCGCTCGCTGATCGGCGACCAAACGCTCCAAGCCTATCTTGCAACGCGCGGCCGAAACGTGGAAGTCGACCGACTGTTACTGGGGATGGCCGGTGACGGCACGATCGACAGCCTCGTGCTCGGACAAGACGACGCCGGTCCGGTGGGACTGCACGTTAAGGAAGTGACCTGGCTGCAATCGGTGGTCGCGCAGAATCCGTCGATGGCGCAGCGTGCCGCCATCGAGCCGGGCGCCGACGAACTCGGCATGGCGCTGGTGGCGCACGCGATTGCGCGCGAAGCGCACTGGGTGCCGCACGTCGCGGTTACCTACTCGACGCCAAACGGCGCGTCGTTTCAAGATCCGCTGGAGTTCGCCCCGATCTCGGCGGCCGTCGACGGCCTCGTGCGGCTCTGCGGCGGCGTGCTCGACGATAACCACCCCGACCTCACGCTGTTCGTGCGCGTGCCGCATACGACCGCCGAACAGGACGACGCGTTTGCCGGCGCGATGGCTGCCGACGTCAACGCGGGCGGCAGCGTCGCGCTCGCCGATCTTTCGTATCTCGCGTCCTACGCTTCGCAAGCGGCGTTCGCGCAGCGCATTCTCTCCTCGGGCACTGCGGCCAAGATCGACGCATACGCGTCGTGGAACACCAACGCCAACACGGTCGGCACGGCGCTGGCCGAAGCGGTGGCAGCCGGTGCCGGACGGCGGATGCACACGTACGACGCGCTGGCGCATCGTACGTTTACGTTCGTCCGATTCGTCGACGACTACGCGTATCACGACTTCGTCCGTCCCAATCTCAACGCCGATCTCGACGCGCAAGGCGTGACCGATCACACGCTGCTGCCGGCGCTAACCGCCGCGTCCTCGGCCGAGCGCGACCGATCGTTACTCTGGAATCGCGCGGATACGATCCTCGCGCAGCTCTATCCGGGCTACCATATCGCCGCGCTTTCGATCGGCCTTCCGTGGGACCGGACCTTCGAAACGTCGGTTGACGTAGGTATCGCGCCCAACCTGTAG
- a CDS encoding BadF/BadG/BcrA/BcrD ATPase family protein — translation MIAVGVDAGGSHTVAVAMRDGELLRAATGRAASVTIGGIERAAAAIGDTIAAATGSASPDAVVVGVAGAGTERTASALLAALTARFPHSRIEVTDDAHVALRAAVPAGDGVALIAGTGSIAYAEVSGTIFRAGGFGYLVGDEGSGFMIGAAAVRVALKAAEGRAPSDALTQAVLARIGAAHAREAVASLYSADSPVANVASFAALVLEQAGAGERSAVKIVQAAALDLFDLVRSICRIASIGSAKETPLALCGGLLGKNSMLTYLLETRVANELPHLAILKNPAAPHFGALAQARALAGDG, via the coding sequence GTGATCGCCGTCGGCGTCGACGCGGGCGGGAGCCACACGGTCGCCGTGGCGATGCGCGACGGCGAGCTGCTCCGTGCGGCCACCGGGCGCGCTGCCAGCGTGACGATCGGGGGAATCGAACGCGCCGCCGCCGCGATCGGCGATACGATCGCCGCGGCTACCGGATCCGCGTCGCCCGACGCCGTCGTCGTCGGCGTCGCGGGAGCCGGAACGGAGCGCACGGCGAGCGCATTGCTTGCAGCATTAACGGCGCGATTTCCGCACTCGCGAATCGAAGTGACCGACGACGCACACGTCGCTTTGCGGGCCGCAGTCCCCGCCGGCGACGGCGTGGCACTCATCGCCGGAACCGGTTCGATCGCCTATGCGGAGGTTAGCGGCACTATTTTTCGCGCAGGCGGCTTCGGGTATCTCGTCGGAGACGAGGGATCCGGCTTCATGATCGGAGCGGCGGCGGTTCGCGTCGCGCTCAAAGCGGCGGAAGGACGCGCGCCGAGCGATGCGCTGACGCAAGCCGTGCTCGCGCGTATCGGCGCCGCGCACGCGCGCGAGGCGGTGGCGTCGCTCTACTCCGCCGATTCCCCGGTCGCCAACGTCGCGTCGTTCGCCGCACTGGTTTTGGAACAGGCCGGCGCCGGCGAGCGCAGCGCGGTCAAAATCGTTCAGGCCGCCGCACTCGATCTGTTCGATCTCGTGCGCTCGATTTGCCGGATTGCTTCGATCGGCAGCGCCAAAGAGACGCCGCTCGCACTCTGCGGCGGCTTGCTCGGCAAAAACTCGATGCTGACCTATCTGCTCGAAACGCGCGTCGCCAACGAGTTGCCGCATCTCGCCATCCTGAAGAACCCGGCCGCGCCGCATTTCGGCGCGCTGGCACAGGCTCGCGCGTTAGCCGGCGACGGATGA
- the nagZ gene encoding beta-N-acetylhexosaminidase codes for MTLTTTDLARGIIASGFDNARIDELPRFGGYLLFAGNGEEIEGVRAVTDVLRERHEGDVPPIVAIDQEGGRVARLREGVEPMPSMMSLGAAGDLDLAQRAGEQIAFDLRRAGCTLDFAPVLDLALEPENLVIGTRSFGSDPRAVAALAERVARGMRASGILPCYKHFPGHGSTHVDSHVALPVVDASEATLRARDFAPFEALAKEAPAMMAAHVVLRALDAGAPASLSPRVGVALLRGEFGFGGAYLTDCLEMAAVSGEGKTVDASVVALSAGADLLLFSHQPDVAAESAIAIVKAVESGSVARSRLEDAYERIMVLRRAGQPPLPLDAYAPHPGVGREIARRAVTVVRGVAHADPTASYVVDFGGGRPSLRREAPVLEECVLPIDPQESDVAQALAAAERSRRRPIVLARRAHMHPAQASAIDRIVARFADALVISMLEPYDLRCFGDARHVLAAYGDDAAAIGGLADVIFGGIMAQGTLPVEYATAVG; via the coding sequence ATCTCGCGCGCGGCATTATCGCGAGCGGTTTCGACAACGCGCGCATCGACGAGCTGCCGCGCTTCGGCGGCTATCTGCTGTTCGCCGGCAACGGCGAAGAGATCGAGGGCGTGCGCGCGGTTACCGACGTGCTGCGTGAACGGCACGAAGGCGACGTGCCGCCGATTGTCGCGATCGATCAAGAGGGCGGCCGCGTCGCGCGCCTTCGGGAAGGCGTCGAGCCGATGCCGTCGATGATGTCGCTCGGTGCGGCCGGAGATCTCGATCTGGCGCAGCGCGCCGGCGAGCAAATTGCGTTCGACCTTCGGCGCGCGGGCTGCACGCTCGATTTCGCTCCGGTGTTGGATCTAGCGCTGGAGCCGGAGAACCTCGTTATCGGAACGCGATCGTTCGGCAGCGACCCGCGCGCGGTCGCCGCGCTTGCGGAACGCGTCGCGCGCGGCATGCGGGCGAGCGGCATTCTCCCGTGTTACAAGCATTTTCCGGGACACGGCTCGACGCACGTCGATTCGCACGTCGCGCTGCCGGTTGTCGACGCCAGCGAAGCAACCCTGCGCGCGCGCGATTTCGCGCCTTTCGAAGCTTTGGCGAAAGAGGCGCCCGCAATGATGGCCGCGCACGTCGTGTTACGCGCGCTCGATGCCGGCGCGCCCGCGTCGCTCTCGCCGCGCGTCGGCGTCGCACTGCTGCGCGGCGAGTTCGGCTTCGGCGGCGCGTATCTTACCGATTGCTTGGAAATGGCCGCTGTCTCCGGCGAAGGGAAGACCGTCGACGCGTCGGTCGTTGCGTTGAGCGCGGGGGCCGATTTGCTGCTCTTTAGCCACCAGCCGGACGTCGCTGCCGAAAGTGCGATCGCGATCGTAAAAGCCGTTGAAAGCGGAAGCGTTGCGCGTTCGCGCCTCGAGGACGCCTACGAGCGCATCATGGTCTTGCGACGGGCGGGGCAGCCGCCGTTGCCGCTCGATGCGTATGCGCCGCATCCCGGCGTGGGACGCGAGATCGCACGGCGTGCCGTGACCGTCGTTCGCGGCGTCGCGCACGCGGACCCGACGGCGTCTTACGTCGTCGATTTTGGCGGCGGACGCCCGTCGCTTCGCCGAGAGGCGCCGGTATTGGAAGAATGCGTGCTGCCGATCGATCCGCAAGAATCAGACGTCGCCCAAGCGCTCGCGGCCGCGGAGCGGAGCCGCCGCCGGCCGATCGTGCTCGCGCGCCGGGCGCACATGCACCCAGCACAAGCGAGCGCGATCGATCGCATCGTCGCGCGTTTTGCGGACGCACTCGTGATCTCGATGCTCGAACCGTACGATTTGCGCTGCTTCGGTGACGCGCGCCACGTACTAGCCGCCTACGGTGACGACGCTGCCGCAATCGGCGGTTTGGCCGATGTGATCTTCGGCGGCATCATGGCGCAGGGAACGCTTCCCGTGGAGTACGCGACTGCGGTTGGCTGA
- a CDS encoding serine hydrolase domain-containing protein, with protein MADAVSNVDAVLRAATGKAFTGAVARIERRGSPIFERAYGTTRLDESSRPVYVDTRFDLASLTKLFVATLALRLVARGAPLDAPVLHDGVTLRMLLAHTSGMNSGADYRTILGENVERYALERELIAAPGERVVYSDLGFIALGVVIERAAGKSLATLAQETFASATLGFRPRADERGWIPATEEDGWRGRVQGMVHDEKAYLMGGTAGHAGLFGTAADVARLTEGFLGSLHGRPETLLPVEIVREAVREQAYDPVLRRGLGWALKTSDTNSCGAAMDATSFGHTGFVGTCVWADPVRDVSGVLLTNSVYFGRNDTRDLRAAFYEAAMDVADRLG; from the coding sequence TTGGCTGACGCGGTTTCGAACGTCGACGCGGTGCTTCGAGCCGCAACCGGAAAAGCGTTCACGGGGGCCGTCGCGCGTATCGAGCGGAGAGGAAGCCCCATTTTCGAACGCGCATACGGAACGACGCGCCTGGACGAGTCGTCGCGTCCGGTGTACGTCGACACGCGCTTCGATCTGGCATCGCTCACCAAGCTGTTCGTCGCGACGCTCGCGCTGCGGCTGGTTGCACGTGGTGCGCCGCTCGACGCGCCGGTGCTTCACGACGGTGTGACGCTGCGCATGCTGCTCGCGCACACGTCGGGAATGAACTCGGGCGCGGACTACCGGACGATTCTGGGCGAGAACGTCGAGCGCTATGCGCTCGAGCGCGAGCTCATTGCGGCTCCGGGCGAGCGCGTCGTCTACAGCGACCTCGGCTTCATCGCGCTCGGCGTCGTCATCGAGCGGGCAGCGGGAAAGTCGCTTGCGACACTGGCCCAGGAGACGTTTGCGTCCGCGACGCTCGGGTTTCGTCCGCGTGCGGACGAGCGCGGTTGGATTCCGGCGACCGAAGAAGACGGCTGGCGCGGAAGAGTGCAGGGCATGGTGCACGATGAAAAGGCCTATCTGATGGGCGGAACAGCAGGCCACGCCGGTTTGTTCGGCACCGCAGCCGACGTCGCGCGGCTGACCGAAGGGTTTTTGGGATCGCTGCACGGACGGCCCGAGACGCTGCTTCCGGTCGAGATCGTGCGCGAAGCGGTGCGCGAGCAAGCCTACGATCCCGTATTGCGCCGCGGCTTGGGCTGGGCCCTCAAAACGAGCGATACGAATTCGTGCGGCGCGGCGATGGACGCGACGAGCTTCGGGCACACGGGCTTCGTCGGTACGTGCGTTTGGGCCGACCCCGTACGCGACGTGTCCGGCGTGTTGTTGACCAATAGCGTCTATTTCGGCCGCAACGATACACGCGATCTGCGCGCGGCGTTTTACGAAGCGGCCATGGACGTCGCGGACCGGTTGGGATGA